AAATTCTTCCCTAGTGACTTTACTGGACCACAAACACGTTCACGGAAAAGAAAGTtggaggaaatgagtgaggGTGATGTAACCATAGTCAAACACATGTTCAAAGGTAGAAACACTAGAAGTAAAAGATTTGATACTATTGTGATTGATGATTGACGAGTGAGAAACTTCTaggcattacaaaaaaaaaatttccagatTAGCTTTAGAATTTTATCAATATCTCTTACTATTTAAAGATCAGAGAAAAGTTTATTATATACAAGAATACTATATTATGTAACTGACCTGATGTATTATATTGTGCAAtccaaaaataccaaaataaaaTGCACTTTACAGTAAACTTATTATTGCATATCTTAAAAGACCAAGTTGaggatgaggtgtgtgtgtgtgtggtgtgtgtgtgtgtgtgtgtgtgtgtgtgtgtatagtggcAGGATGGTCAAGACCAAAAGAAGTCCACTCTGGCTTTGGTGATCATCTTAGCCTGATCAATAAAGGTAGAGGGAagacaagagaggagaggggagaggaaactgATGTGGGGAGATTAAAGACTTGGGGAGtgacagaaaaaggaaataaagggagaagacaaaagaaagggaaataagagatagagaaaagtgaataagagggaaaataagataaaaatgaaggatgatggggaaaatgaagagaaaatgaaaggaaaattctctctctctctctctgaaaataaaagaaaacaaaaattgaatgattagtagtagtagtagtagtaataataataataataataagaccaagaagaagaaagaattaaacAAAGCAATCTTAATCattttattcacacacacacacctgttggaCGCCCCCAGGTGAGAACACGCTAATCAGTTTACGTGTGCTAATTAACTGCCCATATTCACCTGTCTAATATTCTGTTCACCCAtttaggagtaggaggagagagagagagagaggatcaatcacaataattctctctctctctctctctctctctcctccaaaaaTTAGTTAATAAATGAGGAgataaggggaagaagagagaagagagagggtgataaaagaggaagaggaggaggaaacgaaggaaaaaaacagctaagaaataaaatgaataagaaataagacaataaaagaaggaggaaagagggaaagaaggaaacaaagacaggaaaagaggggaaatggAAACACGAACtaacgaaagaggaaatacaaggaACTGAAGaacagaataagagagagagagagagagagagagagagagaagggagggaagagaggggagagactgAGAGGTTCTGTGACTCCAATCTTTCgtcaccctctccccttcctccccctctcccctcactactccctataaataaatactactactactactactactactactactactactagtatatcACGTGATTTACGactaagaaaagtagaaaattaaacaaataaaaatttgaAGACTTACAAAACTAATTtaattttcgagagagagagagagagagagagagagagagagagagagagagagagagagagagagagagaaaatcacaaAACCACATCTTtaaagacatagatagatagatagatagatagatagatactttaTTCATCACCAAACCTGTTGAATACTTAAGAAGCTATGAGCATTAATAaatggtatacacacacatacacacacacacacaaggctctccctctttccgtatctgagagagagagagagagagagagagagagagagagagagagagagagagagaatgaatgaagaccTTATTTCAATACATTTAataggagagaaataaacaaattcatCCATAGCTTCATAATTTTTAATAACACtcgtggtaataataataataataataataataataataatagtaataataataataataataatagcagtagtagtagtaattcttgttctatcagaaggaggaggaggaggagaaggaagaggaggaagaggaggaggtggttaactacatctggtggtggtgatggtggtggtggtgatgtatgtataaatgtctgtctgtatgtatgtatatatcagcatcatacatacacacatataccatCAGAATTAAGTGGAGAAGGAGagtcaataaataaaggaaggaaggaaggaataaatacaaatatatgaaaaaaatgcaataaaatgaaaaataaataaataaatacggcaaaaataaccaaaaattattgaaaatataaagaaaaaaagaaaaaaatgaacacaagaagaagaagaagaagaagaagaagagaaataacaaaaaataagacacacacacacacatatagacaaataataataaaaaataaataaaataaataaataaaaaaaaaaaaaataaggattacAAGAACACAAAATctaaaccacaaaaaaaaaacaaaataaacaaataaacaaaacaaaacatcaaaatcgagagagagagagagagagagagagagagagagagagagagagagagagagagagagagagagagagagagagagagagagagagagagagagagagagagagagagagagagagaccaatgtTTCTAAAGACCTGCAGGACATCACATAGAGGACATATTAGAGAATGACCCAGCCTGCGCGGAGGACTGTGAAGGGCCCTCGTCATCCTGCGGCCCAACCACCTTCTGTACATACTGCGGGTTcaccactatctcctcctccatcgcctGCAGTCTCCGCTCCACCTCCATACACAGCTGCATCTGcggagggaagcaggagggaggtggaagtgataaggagagagaaggtgTTGGGGAGCGATATGAACAGAGGGTAGGGTCAGGgtcaggggaaggaaggaaggaaggaaggaaggaaggaaggaaggaaggaaggaaggaaggaaggaaggaaggaaggaaggaaggaaggaaggaaggagaggagaggaggaagagaatagcgATGttaggagaagggagagaatggcagaaaggatgaagagagagagagatgtggagagaaagaatgaagagaaggatagcagacagagagagagacagagaaagagacagaatcataaatacaaaacaccaacatacacacacacacacacacacacacacacactaacctccTTGTCCAGCTGAGCCATCATGGTAGGCGAATTGTACTTCTCAGGGTTGTCCAGAAACACCACCATGCCGTCCCTCTGGTTGATGCTGGCGTGGATCTCTCCGTCCTCTATCTGTGAGTTCGGGAGGCAGTGGTGGGTTAGTGCGTGTGGAcgtgtggatgggtgtgtcTGGGTGCGTGTGGAcgtgtggatgggtgtgtctgggtgcgtgtggatgtgtggatgggtgtgtcTGGGTGCGTGTGGAcgtgtggatgggtgtgtcTGGGTGCGTGTGGACGTGTGGATGGTGTGTCTGGGTgcgtgtggatgtgtggatgggtgtgtcTGGGTGCGGTGTGGACGTGTGGATGGTGTCTGAGTGTGCTGGTGTGTGGATGGTGGTGAACTGTAAGAAGTGGatgcatctactactactactactactactactactactactacaagaacataaagaaaattttAACACCCTTCCCAGCTCCTCCTACACCCTTCCCAGCTCCTTCTACACCATTCCCAGCCAGGTACACCCTTcccagctcctcctccacccttcccagCCTGGTACACCCTTTTCAGCTCCTCCTACACCCTTCCCAGCTCCTCCTACACCCTTCTCAGCTTATCTTACACCCTTACAAGCACCAACTACACCCTCAGACACCCTACATATATTCCTACACCCTGAAACAAACTGTACACCCTTTCTGATCTACCCTACACCCTCAGACACCCTGTACACCCTAACCACATCCTCTCAACCTCCCTAATGCATCCAGTACACCATTTCACCCTATCCTACACTGTCATAACTCATTGCTACACCTTAACCATTCTCTGCTACACCCTATAACACCCCAGGGCACCCTAATCTTAACATATAACCTATTATCTTATTTCTACACCCTTCTTAGTTACTCCTACACCCTGCCGAGCCTCTACTGCACCCTACAACACCCTGGGACACcctaaatataaatatacaccCTTAATTACACAATACAAGCTTTATTATCTACTATACACCctgtcattttattttcacaCCCTCCactgtgactcctgcaccctgaCACACCCTAGCAACCACTCACCATGTGCAAGATGTACTTCTGAGCCTCCTGGGGTGTGGAGAGCTGCACCCTGTTTGCCACATCCGCCAGTGACAGGGTGAGGAAGGTACGGGTGAGGCGCTGAATGTTCTTCTTGTACAGAGCGCTAAGACATTGTTTGACCAGGCCCATATTTTGATCCCTGTGTGGAGAaattgattgatagattgatagatagatagatagatggttgACTGAGAGTGTTAATATAATACTAGGTGAAAAATTatgagagatagagataagAGAGTTTTTTGACCATCTTAACGTAAAAAAAACTTacaagacagagagatagagagcgagagaaacattacaagagatagagatagacagagagacaactTATTAACATCTTAacacaaaaaagcaaaacaatgaCACAAATACACGAATACAAgaacagtctctctctttctctctctcacacacacacacacacacgcacacacacacacacactcacccagtAAAGGTCTCCTGGTTCTTGCTGATAAGAGAGCACACTTTATCAGGGCAATTTGTGGTGAATGCAGTGCCCAGATCCCAGTATGCCTGGCTGAGGGGCTTAATAAACCGCGTCACCACCAGCGATGCATACTTCGGTATCTTGCCGATCTGAAGGGCGTGACAGGGGTTAGGGCGTTAGGTTTGGGTGCATGGGGTGTGGATAGGAGGGGTGGAGATGGGGtaaaggaggtgagagagaataGGGGTAATTGAAGGAAAGTCTGGATGGGTACTGACaagagaagaggtgatagaaaggaataaataaacaaaaaacagaagacTGGATGGATataggaaagaagaggtgatacaaggacaaaacaaacaaaaaaacacaaagactgGAGGAatataggaaagaagagatgatagaagaaaaaacaaacaaaaataaacaaaaaaacaaacatagatatacacacacacacacacacacacacacacacacacacacacacacacataaaacacaccttTCCCTCTAGAATAAGTGAAACCAGGATATATTTTTTGAAGGCCTCCAGCATGATGTGGGAGACAGCAAGGGCAGGGGTGGTGATGCAGACTCGGAAGAAGTACTGGGCCCTCTCGTAGTTCTTGATGGCTGTGTAGATCATCCCgccgtaatagtagtagagcAAAAAAGTGCTTTACGTCGTAGTTACCTCTCTGTGTgggagaatggggaggaggaagggcgtaAATGAAGGTGAGATATGTTTACGTCAACCGGGGATGGTGTGAATGAAGGTGAGGTATGTTTACGTCAACCGGGGATGGTGTAAATGAAGGTGAGGTATGTTTACGTCAACCGGGGATGATGTGAATGAAGGTGAGGT
The DNA window shown above is from Scylla paramamosain isolate STU-SP2022 chromosome 41, ASM3559412v1, whole genome shotgun sequence and carries:
- the LOC135092805 gene encoding LOW QUALITY PROTEIN: COP9 signalosome complex subunit 3-like (The sequence of the model RefSeq protein was modified relative to this genomic sequence to represent the inferred CDS: deleted 1 base in 1 codon) translates to MASALEHFVNNVTSLSSQGNYVEVVKYVSKSTEVLAKNVAHLDTVLATLQPQSHSLGAVAVLCVRLQNTLHTDANIDTLHATVAEFISVCSDEQIKYAPDMMADMCGSYADLLVAGNCAMRGIEVLSTAIHKTQETPLHLTSIHAHLLHLCLESKCFKPALKFMDVDIMDISKERGNYDVKHFLLYYYYGGMIYTAIKNYERAQYFFRVCITTPALAVSHIMLEAFKKYILVSLILEGKIGKIPKYASLVVTRFIKPLSQAYWDLGTAFTTNCPDKVCSLISKNQETFTGDQNMGLVKQCLSALYKKNIQRLTRTFLTLSLADVANRVQLSTPQEAQKYILHMIEDGEIHASINQRDGMVVFLDNPEKYNSPTMMAQLDKEMQLCMEVERRLQAMEEEIVVNPQYVQKVVGPQDDEGPSQSSAQAGSFSNMSSM